ttttacaCTTTCAAAGgattatgaaaacagaaaaagcaacAGAAACCATAGGTGCCTCACCAAGCTTAAAATTTTTACTATCTGGCCTtctatagaaaaagtttgctgacccatGTTCTAAAAGTTGGCAGATTTCATTTTAGCCCTGCTTTCAGTCTTAGGAGTTAAGGGCCAGTTCTCATTCTCCATCTTCAccatttgaattaaaaattgctgtgaggggttcctggctggcttagtaggtagggcatgtgactcttgatcttaaggtcatgagttcaagccccacattggacatagCGATTACTTACAAAAATATTGGCAGCGAATACAGTGTGTCTAGGTTTCTCTTTTGAGCACCTCTGACCAGGCCCCCCAACCTGTACTCCTGTACTTCGAAGCCAGACAGGCTTTGTTCAGTGGATGAGGCCCCCAGAACAGGGGCTGCTTCCATAACTCTCTGCCAGGACTGCCAGGCACCACAAATTAGGACCTGACTAAGGACCCATCAGATGTGCTCTTCCCCACAAAGACCCAGGAGAGGTTTACCTAGAATGGGCCAAAAGAGCTTGTTAGAACAAAGCTTTTGGTGTCTGTCTCTGAATCTTGTTCTCTCCTCTCAGCCCTGAGTACTCCCTCTTTGTGGGGGACCTGACCCCAGATGTGGATGATGGCATGCTGTATGAATTCTTCGTCAAAGTCTACCCCTCCTGTCGGGGAGGCAAGGTGGTTTTGGACCAGACGGGCGTGTCGAAGTAAGGCCTTACCTATGACTGATGGCCACCGTGTTCCAGCATTTGTCTCGAGATGGGGCTGATAGAGCGAGGCCATGTAGCACAGTGGGGAAGAGcccaggctctggagccagactgtgcTGTGCAGCCTGACTCCCAGACTGGCCCAGTCTCTCACCCAATTTCCTCAGGACAGCAGATGCTGATTAGGAGGGTCTGCTCCCAGGCCTGACCTGCCAGTGACATGATATGCTATAAATAAAGTTGTAGGATATGCTTGATAGGTGCTTGCCATTTTATCTATTATTGttactttaaagataaaaaaaccccaagaaagGCTTATTTTTGATCAGAGTAATAGTTACAAGTACAAGCTTGAGTTATAAGccccagacctgggtttgaatcctgcttCTGCAATGATGCTGGGCAAGTTATTGAATCCCTTGGAACTTGGTTTCCTCCTCAGTAAAATAGGGACACTACCATTATCGAATCATGGGGCAGTTTGATTAGATAATCGTGGGgaaatgcttagcacagtgcctaggaAATAATAAGGGTTCATGAAATACCAGTATTCATTCCCAAGTAGAATATGAGTCctggggtacgtgggtggctcagtcggttaggcgtctgactcttggtttcgataGACTCTTGGtttggttcaggtcaagatctcagggtcatgggatcaagctccacgtggggctctgggctcagtgcaaagtctggttgagattctttccttcttcctttccttccccctctgtgCCTCGCCCACTCTCGTGtgtacatgttctctctctcaaataagtaaaatcttaaaaaatatatgagttCAGCAGAGCAAGAACCTTGTCTGTTTGTGACTGCTGAGCCCCGTTGCCTAACGTGATACCTGGTGTACAGGGCAGACGTAAATATTTGCTCAGTGAACCATAGCTGTTATTCCCACCACCGCTATcataatgatgatggtggtaaGAGGATTTCCAGTAGATTGGGAGGGAAGCcactgggaaggagccccatCAGTGAAGGGTTAGAGGAGATTCCTCTGGACTCGGGCTCCTTCTGGGCCAGAGTTTCACCTTGCTCTGCAGCCTACCTCTATGGTTGGGGACCTCATCCCTTCCTGCAGAGCTGGATAGGCTCACCCCCTCTTCCATTGTTCGACTCTCTTTCATCACATTTGTGATCTAAATAGGGaatgtgctttttgttttctgcagGGGCTATGGTTTTGTGAAATTCACAGATGAACTGGAACAGAAGCGAGCTCTGACCGAGTGCCAGGGAGCAGTTGGCCTGGGATCGAAACCTGTGCGGCTGAGTGTGGCAATCCCCAAAGCGTGAGTCCTGCACGGGCAGGGAGCTGGCCGCCCTCTGGActgctgcccctcacccccacccatgCTCCTTCTCTGCTTGTTGATAATCGGAGCTTCTgcctgctgggggagggaggtgcgGTGGAGGGAGGCCTGCTGCTTGCCGGGCTGTGTGCTGCGCGCTGCAGATGAATGAGCCTGACCCGGAGCCTCCAGAAGCTTGTGGCTGGGGCAGAGCGACGACCTGCGAGGGCAGATTCATTCAGACGTTGCCGGTAGCAGCCCTGGGAAAGCAGCATGTCCTGCGTACTTAATGTTCCTGCTCTTTGCCCGGTAGTATCACTGTTAGAAATTTACCCACAGAATGAATAAGAATTGAGCagaagtcaaaacaaaacaaaacaaaaaacacccaattTTAGCTGTGGGAATGGCTAACAGTTGGGAATGACTAAGAGTTAAAGATCCAAACAGTACAGAATATTGCATATATCATCCTACCTGCCATGCCAGTCAGAAAGCCCTCCTTCCCTTACAGCTCCAGAGTCCCTCACTCAGAAGACAGCTGTTGTCTGCAAAGAATCTTCTATCCTTTGGccaaagcagtggttctcaactaggGACAGTTTTATCCCACAGGGGACATTGGCAACACCTGGAGATAATCTTGGTTGTCACAGcttgggtggggaggtggggtgggcatCCCGAGTGGAGACGGGAGAGCTGTGAGCATGCCGTCCTGTACAGGATGGCCCCACACGGCACCTGCCTGCCACGCGCCCGGGGCCACAGTGCTGAGGCAGATCGACTCCATGCCAGGGGTAGAAGAGTGACTGCATTCTGAGGGCGGAACTTCCAGGGAGCTAGGTTTTTCAAAGCAGCGAAAGATTTGGAGGTTCTTTGCTGTTTAACTGTGTTTAATACCTGGAAGATCAGCCTGAGGGGTTCCACCCCCTCCAAACTGTTATTTGTTCTAAACTCTActctagaggggcgcctgggtgccctcagtcagttaggtgtctgccttccactcaggtcatgatcttgggatcctgggatcgagccccagtcaggctccctgctcagcaggaagcctgcttctccctctgctcctccccctgcttgttttctctctcacactctctcaagtaaacttaaaaaaaaaaaaaagtaataaactcTACTATATAAAAacatcagaaaatatttaaaagaggtTTCCTCATTACCCTAAAGTGACTATGATTTCTGACTTCTAAGCTTCTCTGTAGACATCTATGATACGCAGATATAAATACACACTCAGTATGGATCAGTTTACATGTGGTagattgatttctttatttttgattatAGTCTCAAtctccccatccccccgccaAGTTCTCTTCATAGACACATTCCCCTTCCCGTATAGCTGGACAGTCCCCCTCGCAGCGTTTGGCAGCTGCAGGTATCTGGAGCGTGTGCTACATCCTGAGTTCTGGTGTTGATGGTGTTGGTGGTTTCTGATGTGTTAGCATTTATTCAGTCGGCGACTGAGCCCTTACAGCTCTCCGGGCCCTGGCCTGGACATCGGAGTTGTAgctgaaaacaagaaaaggaaaagccctTCTGCAAGGAGGTCGTGTTCTGTTCCATTTCTCGGTTGATCCTTGTCAGAATTCGGTGCCTGTGTCTAGGGCGGTGCCATCAAGCACTAGGAGTTAAGGGCAGTAAGAGGTCCCTGTGAGAGTTTATCTGCAAGAGCTGAGTAtagagaaacaacagaaatgtacagACCCAGGTTGAGAGACTTCCTTCAATTCCATGAATGTATCAGGAGGGTGGCAGAGTCCTTGGGGACATGGCGGGGTAGTCATGGACGAGACCATTAGCAGTTTCCAGCCTTGCACTGGGCCAGGGGTGGGAGTCTCTGCCATTGGACTTCATCCAGCCACCCATCAGGAGGTGGTGCTAAGGCGGTCAGACGTGGAGTGTCTCACTGCTCTGGCCAAGTCCTGCTCACCACGCCGGCACTAAACTCCAAAGGAACTTGTGAAGAGCTCATTCAGACTTTGAGAATTTGTGGTTCCTGTGACAGGCATTGCTGTGGTGGTTCAGCTCCTGCTTATGACTTGGTTTCCTTTCTGGCTTCACTCTGGAGATAGCATACACCAGTCCTGAGGACACAGGCATGTCCCACGCCATGTGACAGTTACACAGGCCAGCTGGCGTGGTGTAAGCCTCTGCCTCCTGTGCATTCGGCTGCACTTGGGAGTCTGGCTCTTTGCAGTATGAGGCCTCTAGAAGCACactgctgtgttttcttttgatCACTCTCATCTAGTGCCGCTGGTCATGCCCCAGGCCTTTCTCATAAGTCTACCCATACATATatggttttgtgtattttttaaagcaacgGATCCTTTGCAGACCTGACATTCTGTCTTTGGTTAGCAGTGGCTGGGGTAGCCATGCCAGCCAGAGAAAAAAGCTATCCACTGAGCCTGGGCCTCAGGCCTGACTGGTGACTGCAGGATTTAGGAGCCTCACAAGGTGTCTTGCATCTGTCAGGGCAAATGCTGTGTGTCGTGGTCTGGTGTTCAGAGCGTGGTCTTGGAGTTAAATTTGGCTCCAGTCCTAGGTGTAGACTTGGGTGGGTCACTTAACCTTTTAGAGTCTCATTATTCTCATCTGTGTAATGGGAATAATAATCAGTAACTCTGTCATAGGGTTGTGCAGGACTTAAAATAGGGGCCTGTATCTGAAAAACAGTGGGCCCAAGTCCTGAGTACCTACTCCGTAAACCGTAGCTGTGACTGCAGTGATGATGGGAAGGCTACTGGAGCACTTCTTTTTGTGTGGGAAAGAGGTGATTAGACATTTTACAGTTTGAAATGCTTCTTGGATCATCCTAAATCCAGATTTTCCAGGCAGTATTCACTTGAGCTTTTGTGGCTGGCAGAAAAACACGTGTCATCTCCGTCCCTGTCCCCCTGCCACctggcatggggcacctggatggctcagtgggttaaagcctctgcctttagctcaggtcatgattccaggattttgagatcaagccccacatcgggctctgtgctccacggggagcctgtttcctcctctctctctgcctgcctctctgcctacttgtgatctttgtctgtcaaataaataaaatcttcaaaaacaacaacaacaacaacaaaaactcctgGCATAAagcctgggctctggagccagactgctggAGTTTGAATCTCTGTGGGGCTTTGGACAAATTAGGTGACCTGTCTGgacctccgtttcctcatctgtaaaataggaatacaTGTATTGTTCTTGCATAGGTTTGTTGTGGGGATTGAGTGGGTTAATCTGCATAAAGCCACCTGAATACCCCCTGGCACGCAGTAAGTGCCATGGCAATGTTGGcctatattcatttttgtttctgtctcCGTCTAAGGAGCCGTGTGAAGCCAGTGGAGTACAGTCAGATGTACAGTTACAGCTACAACCAGTATTACCAGCAGTACCAGAACTACTATGCCCAGTGGGGCTATGACCAGAACACAGGCAGCTACAGCTACAGCTACCCCCAGTACGGCTACACGCAGAGCACCATGCAGGTAACCACGGCTCAGCCCCAGCCCGGGGAGTGGTGAGCTTAGGCTTCAGACAAAAATGGGGAAAGATGAAGCCTCCTGTTTGCTAACAGCGAGGCCTCCTCGTCTCGGCCAGCAGTTCACGTGGCTTCTCACCCTTTCTTTGGTCTCTTGGCAGACGTATGAAGAAGTCGGGGATGACGCCTTGGAAGGTAAGAAAGAAGTTTGTtcactcatcatcatcatcccctccccccacccctgtcctctGTCAGGTGACTGCTCTGGGGCGGCCACTGTACTGAGGAATGCAGGGCGGATGGGCGGATTCTGCTCGGGAGGAACTTGCCTTCTAGTGGCAGAGCTAGTGGGCGTGTAATTACGGTGAGAAGGGGCGTGTGGCCCCCCAGTGTGCGTGCGGCCCCAGAGAGCCCAGAAGCAGCTCAGCGGGGAAAGAGCTGGTCACTCCTACACTGGGACATTCAACCCCCACGTGTAGGTCTCCAGTGACACTGCTGCCTTATGTTTGTTTGATAGTttgtaaaattcatttttttatctcattttaattttttcctgtatattttcaactacattttttttctcgtTCTCAAGTAATAGGTATgattgaaaatttggaaaatacagtaaCATATTATGAAGAAACTAAAAATCACCCCAATCAGCTACATACTAATAGCCATTATTAAGTATTTGTGTAATTTTTACGGAATTTAacacaggaaaaaggaaaattaaactgAAGGAATTGCTAaccttcaaataaattatttttcaaatgtgatATTAATACTTAAAGGATTTTTAAGGTTTGAAAATGTTCGTGTTTCTGACTAGATGTTaagttttaaagaagtaaaatttaggGGCGCCACTGGCTCAGCAGTGGAGCAtgtactcttgatcttgggcttatGAGTTCGGGCCCCAtgatgggtatagagattacctaaaaaataaaatcttggggcgctttggtagctgggtggctcagtcacttaagcgaccaactcttgattttggctcaggtcatgaccccagggtcatgagatcaagccccgtgcctgtcaggctccatgctggagcctgcttaagattctccctttaCCCTTActccccactgcctcccaccccacGGACTCTCAGCACGTGttctcttcaaaaaaataaaaattaataaaataaacaaaaagtaaaagtaaaaaaataataagaaagcacTTGTACATACATGCTGTCATCTAATCTAACAGCAGTGACCTTGGGGGTGAGCTAGGCAGAACACAGGGGCTCTAGCTGACACATGGGGACCTGGCCACCCAAGTGCTCTGTTCAGGCTCACCCAGTGAGTTAGGGGCTAAGTCAGGCCTGGAGGCCCTGACTTTACTCAGTCTCTGACTGGTCCCTCCAGGGAAtactgtcctttcttttttttttttttttttataagagaatattaacCTGAGTATAATATCTGTGTATAACTCCTTAAGAATTTTCCAGTCTCTTTCTCATCCATCAACCCATTAATATAATAATACCAGACATATTTTGTGCCAGGTCCTGCTACCTTTCAACACTATGATGGTGGGTTGGTGCCGTTATAATCCCCAgtctacagaaaagaaaactgaggcttagggagtTGATAATAGCTAATAGTTAACTGAGGTTGTACTATGTGCAGGCcctgttctaagcattttacatcTGTTAATGCATTTAACCTTCACAACTGTGTTGAGCTAAGTACCACAATTTATTCTGGTTTTATAGGATAAAAAACCAAGGTAAGGGGGTCAAATTACTTGTTCAAGGTCAATGATATTGTAAGTTTCAACATAGTAGCAAGAGATGGAGTCATTCTTAGAACCCCTGCAGTCTTGCCCCAGATTAAATGCTTTTTACTGCTGACTTACACTGCCTCCTGGTTCAACCTAATACCCATCCAGAGGAGCACAGCAGGGATCTTTGTCCTCCGTctcttcctcagcttcaatgAGCCATGGCTCAGGCCCTGTCTTCAGAGTGAGGAAGGATGCTCTATTGTACACACATCCACAGGCTTTGGTTCACACAAATGGCTGACCTTGATCGAGCTCTTGACTGAACTGCTTCTATAAGCTGTTGCCTACACTGAGTGGAGAAACCAGGACATTTATGCTTTCTTTAAGATTCCGTAGGGAGCCTCTGTAAATGCTCAAACCTTCTTGTAATTTAGATTAAAATTCCaagaggaaggggcacctgggtggctcagtcagttaagtgtctgcctttggctcacgtctccctcccagggccctgggatcaagccctgcatcaggctccctgctcagcaggaggcctgcttctccttctccgtctcccccctgcttgtgttacctctcgcactgtctctctctgtcaaataaataaaatcaatcttggggcgcctgggtggctcagttggttgggcaactgccttcagctcaggtcatgatcctggagtcctgggatggagtcccacatagggctccctgctcagcagggagtctgcttttcccactgacctctctcctctcatgctctctctctttctctctcaaataaatgaataaaatcttttgaataaataaataaataaaatctttaaaaaaataaaataagattctaAGAGAAAGATCCTTCTGGTTCTAGGAAGAGGCATAGGACTTAACATGAAAAGATTAGCACTGGTTTGGaaaaggaaacagactcttaaaagtAGTGAGAAAGTTTgaaataatttacaaaagaaacacacatgccagtaaatgacaggaaaaaaaaaaggtttacacATGCTATTTGTACGAAAGGTAATTTATACTATATCACCAGTAGgatatattatgtataaatgtGTAAGGCAGGCCAGCAAGCTTAAAAACTCAAGCAGGATTTCTGTGTCACAGTCttgaggcagaattcctttgggaaaTCTCAACTACATTTAAGCCTTTAAGATTTTTAGTTGACTAGATGAGACCCACTGACATTATtgaggattatttatttattgagagagtaCACTCCagcatgggggagggagaggcagacagagagagagagaaagaatcttaagcaggctccacccaggtgctccaaggatttttttttttttttttaagattttatttatttgaggggcacctgggtggctcagtgggttaagcctctgcctttgcctcaggtcatggtctcagggtcctgggatcgagccccgcatcgggctctctgctcagcagggagcctgcttcctcctctctctctctgccttcctctctgcctacttgtgatctctgtctgtcaaataaataaataaaatctttaaaaaaaaaaaaaaagaagattttatttatttgagatagaacaaGTCggggactgggagagagagaagcaggctccctgctgatccaggaacctgacttggggctctatgccaggaccctgagatggtgacgtgagccaaaggcagacacttaactgactgagctacccaagcacccctccccaaggatatacttttttttttttttttaacatataatgtattattagccccaggggtacaggtctgtgaatcaccaggcttacacacttcacagcacgtaccttccccaatgtccataacccaaccaccctctccctcccccctccccccaccaatcctgtttgttttgtgagattaagagtctcttatggttttcccAAGGATATTCTTAAAATCAGCCCGTTGCAGATATTAATCGCATCTATAGATACaaccttcacagcaacacctaGACTGGCATCTGACCAAGCAGGGCACTATAGCATAGCTGAGTTGACATGTTAAACTTGAACCATCATGCTATtaataatcaaatttaaattcaaatatactGTGTTTCTTGGGggatctggctggctcagtcagtgtagCATGctactcttggtctcagggctgtgagtttgagccccaccttgggtgtagagattactttaaaataaaatctttaagaaaaaaaaatatagatacagatacagacagACCCACTTAAAAAGTTAGTTTTTATGATGTTTATATCTTTGGATCTGTAATTTTACATGAAGGATCTTATCCCCAAATGATAATCATTGGTACAGATAAATACCTGTAGAGAATTTGTTAATCAaatggtaatctttttttttttttttttaatcatgactAAGAGTATTGACATAGGGAAATGCTTTCAGtaaaagagagcccagatataaaaTATGTAGTAAAATCTCAGTTAGGGCTTTGTTTTTTGGGATATAACCTACATAatagatttcacttttttttaaaattattttcagatttcaCCCTCTTAAAGTgtacatacaggggcacctgggtggccccgtgggttaaaacctctgccttcggctcaggtcatgatcc
This Neovison vison isolate M4711 chromosome 2, ASM_NN_V1, whole genome shotgun sequence DNA region includes the following protein-coding sequences:
- the LOC122899656 gene encoding tRNA selenocysteine 1-associated protein 1 isoform X1, which produces MAASLWMGDLEPYMDENFISRAFATMGETVMSVKIIRNRLTGIPAGYCFVEFADLATAEKCLHKINGKPLPGATPAKRFKLNYATYGKQPDNSPEYSLFVGDLTPDVDDGMLYEFFVKVYPSCRGGKVVLDQTGVSKGYGFVKFTDELEQKRALTECQGAVGLGSKPVRLSVAIPKASRVKPVEYSQMYSYSYNQYYQQYQNYYAQWGYDQNTGSYSYSYPQYGYTQSTMQTYEEVGDDALEDPMPQLDVLEANKEFMEQSEELYDALMDCHWQPLDTVSSEIPAMI
- the LOC122899656 gene encoding tRNA selenocysteine 1-associated protein 1 isoform X2, with product MDENFISRAFATMGETVMSVKIIRNRLTGIPAGYCFVEFADLATAEKCLHKINGKPLPGATPAKRFKLNYATYGKQPDNSPEYSLFVGDLTPDVDDGMLYEFFVKVYPSCRGGKVVLDQTGVSKGYGFVKFTDELEQKRALTECQGAVGLGSKPVRLSVAIPKASRVKPVEYSQMYSYSYNQYYQQYQNYYAQWGYDQNTGSYSYSYPQYGYTQSTMQTYEEVGDDALEDPMPQLDVLEANKEFMEQSEELYDALMDCHWQPLDTVSSEIPAMI